In Oncorhynchus keta strain PuntledgeMale-10-30-2019 chromosome 19, Oket_V2, whole genome shotgun sequence, a single genomic region encodes these proteins:
- the LOC118398461 gene encoding C-C chemokine receptor type 6, giving the protein MDGTNYSESTNGITEDYGEMEYVEPCQMTKNNRVQRVVRLYIHSVICILGLLGNILVIVTYAFYKKAKSMTDVYLLNVAIADMLFVAALPLIIYNEQSDWAMGMVACKILRGAYSVNLYSGMLLLACISTDRYIAIVQARRSFRLRSFTLLYSRIICATVWSLALLLSVPTFVYYERYVPAHSFYNVSENGFSDYSNAMTPVGLKNPISPESVEDSVVCNFRFPDNATARQMKVLVPSTQMAVGFFLPLLVMGFCYASVIFTLLRVKNFQRHKAVRVVLAVVGVFIACHLPYNAALLYDTVRMFKPQWCGVIDNTQVAKTVTETVAYLHCCLNPVLYAFIGVRFRNHFKKIVEDVWRVGKRVMNVRRFSRVMSEIYVSTARRTVDGSSTDNASSCTM; this is encoded by the coding sequence ATGGATGGTACAAATTATAGTGAGTCAACAAATGGCATTACAGAGGACTATGGTGAGATGGAATATGTGGAGCCATGTCAAATGACAAAAAACAACCGTGTGCAGAGAGTGGTGCGACTCTACATCCACTCTGTCATCTGCATCCTGGGTTTACTGGGCAACATCCTGGTGATCGTCACCTACGCCTTCTACAAGAAGGCCAAGTCCATGACGGACGTCTACCTTCTGAACGTGGCCATAGCCGACATGCTGTTTGTGGCGGCTCTGCCCCTGATCATCTACAATGAGCAGAGTGACTGGGCCATGGGGATGGTGGCCTGTAAGATTCTCAGAGGGGCCTACAGCGTCAACCTGTACAGTGGTATGCTGCTTTTAGCCTGTATTAGCACCGACCGGTACATCGCTATTGTCCAGGCCCGCCGCTCCTTCAGGCTCCGCTCCTTCACTCTCCTCTACAGCCGCATCATCTGTGCAACAGTCTGGAGCCTggccctgctcctctctgtccccaccTTTGTCTACTACGAGCGTTATGTGCCTGCACACAGCTTCTACAATGTAAGTGAGAATGGATTTTCTGATTACAGCAATGCTATGACACCCGTTGGTCTGAAGAACCCTATATCCCCAGAGTCAGTGGAGGACTCTGTGGTTTGCAACTTCAGGTTCCCGGACAACGCCACGGCCCGCCAGATGAAGGTCCTGGTCCCCAGCACCCAGATGGCGGTGGGCTTCTTTTTGCCTCTGTTGGTCATGGGCTTCTGCTACGCCAGCGTCATCTTCACCTTGCTGCGCGTCAAGAACTTCCAGAGACATAAGGCGGTGCGCGTGGTGCTGGCTGTTGTGGGGGTGTTCATTGCCTGTCACCTACCCTATAACGCCGCCCTGCTCTACGACACGGTCCGTATGTTCAAGCCCCAGTGGTGCGGGGTGATAGACAACACCCAAGTGGCCAAGACGGTGACGGAGACAGTGGCCTACCTGCACTGCTGCCTTAACCCAGTGCTGTATGCCTTCATCGGGGTGAGGTTCAGGAACCACTTCAAGAAGATTGTGGAGGATGTGTGGCGCGTGGGGAAGAGGGTCATGAACGTCCGACGCTTCTCCAGGGTCATGTCCGAGATCTACGTCTCCACCGCCCGCAGGACTGTGGACGGGTCCTCTACCGACAACGCATCCTCTTGCACCATGTGA